One Methanolacinia paynteri genomic region harbors:
- the glyS gene encoding glycine--tRNA ligase codes for MPDIYDKIIELARRRGFVWPTSECYGSVAGFIDYGPLGAMMKRKIENIWRYFYVIQDGYYEIECPTIGEESIYLASGHVKGFADKMIQCPHCGEYHRADHVAEDNGIENAEIMSLEDLTAALKDLECPACSGAFDGAEVYYFNLMFQTTIGPGSQRKGYLRPETAQGIFTDFNRLLRFYRDKLPFGTVQIGKSYRNEISPRQGMIRLREFTQAEAEIFIHPDHKDHPAFSRYADRRVPLFNIADQENKGCPKEMSMKDGVASGIIANEYVAYYIAQTHDFMLTCGISPDKVRFRQHLPDERAHYATDCWDAEIFSERFGWVEMVGIADRTNYDLNAHAKQSGDPFTVFIQYEEPKRIRETKVVANMGALGPKYRNRAKAVADALAVSSPSENGAEIELDGEKILVPPEFYEVKDVETEINGEYVMPHVIEPSYGIDRILYAVLEHSFEEEMVDGETRNVLRFPPKVAPVQVAVLPLMARDGLDDIARTIRSKLQEEEILTEYDDSGAIGRRYRRQDEIGTPFAVTVDYDTKEDNTVTVRERDSMMQIRYDIDKLPALLSDLIKGRKSFEEYL; via the coding sequence ATGCCCGATATATATGACAAGATAATTGAACTCGCCAGGAGAAGGGGTTTCGTCTGGCCCACATCGGAATGTTACGGATCTGTCGCCGGGTTCATCGACTACGGCCCTCTCGGCGCCATGATGAAGAGAAAGATCGAGAATATCTGGAGATATTTTTACGTCATCCAGGACGGCTACTACGAGATCGAGTGCCCGACGATCGGAGAAGAGTCGATTTATCTTGCATCGGGCCACGTCAAGGGCTTTGCCGACAAGATGATCCAGTGCCCGCACTGCGGAGAATATCACAGGGCGGATCATGTCGCTGAAGACAACGGAATAGAGAATGCAGAGATCATGTCTCTTGAAGATCTCACGGCGGCACTTAAAGACCTGGAATGCCCCGCGTGCTCCGGGGCCTTCGACGGCGCGGAGGTATATTATTTCAACCTCATGTTCCAGACGACCATCGGACCGGGATCGCAGAGGAAAGGCTACCTCAGGCCCGAGACCGCACAGGGAATCTTCACGGATTTCAACAGGCTTCTCAGGTTCTACCGCGACAAACTTCCCTTCGGAACCGTCCAGATAGGCAAATCATACAGGAACGAGATCTCGCCGAGGCAGGGGATGATACGCCTCAGGGAGTTCACGCAGGCGGAGGCGGAGATCTTCATCCACCCGGACCACAAGGACCACCCGGCATTTTCGAGATACGCCGACCGGAGGGTTCCGCTCTTCAATATCGCCGACCAGGAGAACAAGGGATGCCCGAAGGAGATGTCGATGAAGGACGGGGTCGCCTCCGGCATCATCGCAAACGAATATGTTGCATACTATATCGCCCAGACTCACGACTTCATGCTGACGTGCGGTATCTCGCCTGACAAGGTCCGGTTCAGGCAGCACCTCCCGGACGAGCGGGCCCACTATGCAACGGACTGCTGGGATGCCGAGATCTTTTCGGAAAGATTCGGATGGGTCGAGATGGTCGGGATCGCGGACAGGACAAACTACGATCTCAACGCCCATGCAAAGCAGAGCGGCGATCCGTTCACTGTATTCATCCAGTACGAAGAACCGAAGAGGATCAGGGAGACGAAGGTCGTCGCGAACATGGGTGCGCTCGGACCGAAGTACAGGAACCGTGCGAAGGCTGTCGCAGATGCACTCGCAGTATCCTCACCTTCGGAGAACGGTGCGGAGATCGAGCTCGACGGCGAGAAGATCCTTGTCCCGCCGGAGTTCTACGAGGTCAAAGATGTAGAGACGGAGATCAACGGCGAATATGTCATGCCCCATGTAATTGAGCCGAGTTACGGTATCGACAGGATACTCTACGCGGTTCTCGAACATTCCTTCGAGGAGGAGATGGTCGACGGGGAAACGAGGAATGTCCTCAGGTTCCCGCCGAAGGTCGCACCGGTTCAGGTCGCGGTTCTCCCGCTGATGGCACGCGACGGACTCGACGATATCGCGAGAACTATCAGGTCAAAACTCCAGGAAGAAGAGATCCTCACCGAGTACGACGATTCGGGAGCCATCGGAAGAAGATACAGGAGACAGGACGAGATCGGAACCCCGTTCGCAGTGACTGTCGATTACGATACTAAGGAAGACAATACTGTAACTGTCCGCGAACGCGACTCCATGATGCAGATCAGGTACGATATCGACAAGCTCCCCGCCCTTCTCTCCGACCTGATCAAGGGAAGAAAATCATTTGAAGAATATCTCTGA
- a CDS encoding UPF0147 family protein, translating into MAEPQSTINYCIQMLQAIMDDSTIPRNIRRVADDTRKVLIDESKGLGLRAATAISMIDEISNDPNMPVHARTRIWELVSQLETVPLD; encoded by the coding sequence ATGGCAGAACCGCAAAGCACAATAAATTACTGCATTCAGATGCTTCAGGCCATAATGGACGATTCAACGATTCCAAGAAATATTCGCAGAGTTGCAGATGATACAAGAAAGGTTCTCATAGACGAATCAAAAGGTCTCGGTCTTCGTGCAGCCACTGCAATATCGATGATAGACGAGATCTCGAACGACCCGAACATGCCCGTACATGCAAGAACCCGTATCTGGGAGCTTGTTTCACAACTTGAAACAGTACCTCTCGACTAA
- a CDS encoding secondary thiamine-phosphate synthase enzyme YjbQ: MYTAEISLETSGEGDIIDITPQANRIVAESGVLSGIINLFVEGSTAAITTIEYEPGVLSDLKRSLSAISPDDLPYEHDLAWGDGNGRSHVKAALVGPSLTVPVRKGAMKLGTWQQVVLLELDIRASRSRTVHCTVIGE, encoded by the coding sequence ATGTATACGGCTGAAATATCCCTGGAGACATCGGGCGAAGGGGATATAATTGATATCACCCCGCAGGCGAACAGGATTGTCGCCGAAAGCGGTGTTTTATCAGGAATAATCAACCTTTTTGTCGAAGGTTCCACTGCGGCGATTACTACTATAGAATACGAGCCGGGTGTTCTCTCGGATCTCAAACGTTCGCTTTCGGCGATCTCCCCGGACGATCTGCCTTACGAGCATGATTTGGCCTGGGGCGACGGGAACGGCCGTTCGCATGTAAAGGCTGCGCTTGTCGGTCCTTCGCTGACCGTGCCGGTGAGAAAAGGCGCGATGAAGCTGGGGACCTGGCAGCAGGTTGTTCTTCTCGAACTGGATATAAGAGCGTCCAGATCGAGGACTGTTCATTGTACTGTAATAGGAGAATAG
- the gyrA gene encoding DNA gyrase subunit A, which translates to MTSEENPSGEVVKRVLPVSIEEEMKSSYLDYAMSVIVGRAIPDVRDGLKPVHRRTLYAMGEMGNYHDKPFKKSARIVGEVMGKYHPHGDSSIYDTLVKMAQPFSYRYMLVEGQGNFGSIDGDSAAAMRYTEARLDPVSESLLEDIDKETVDFGPNFDESLQEPLVLPAKVPNLLVNGSDGIAVGMATKMPPHNIKEVCNAVCAMIDDPDISPAGLMEYMPGPDFPTGGVILGRSGIASAYTTGRGRIRMRGVAEIEDQEGSKKSRIIISEIPYQVNKARLIELIADLVRDKKIDGISDIRDESDKDGIRVVVELKKSIVPMVVLNQLYKHTPLESTFGVINLAIVDNQPKVLTLKEIIHEFLKHRKSVIYRRTIFELRKAEERLHILKGLLLALDNIDAVIATIRGSSTTEEASQKLIENFGLDEIQADAILKMQLRRLAALEHQKIIDERDGLLKEVERLKLIISDDGHIFAEIRRETEEISAKYADERRTKISHDVSDLDKEDLIENKQVLVSLTSHNYIKSMPLDTYKGQHRGGRGIIGMSTKDEDFVKSVFVASTHDYLLCFTSSGRVYWLKVYDIPEATRQSRGKAIVNLLELGDEEKVTAVIPVSEFKEDEFFLFATLNGMVVKIPQIEFSRPRQSGIYAITLKDGDELVHVMKAVDSGEIILTTRMGQSLRFGIESISLRHRNALGVKGIKLRYMDELQDVTPVEKDHLLTITEKGYGKRTEFDEFRGHGRATMGVRNIQTDVSGGIVSSKAVSDEEDIILMSRSGIVIRTKVSEISIQKRGTRGVRIMKLDEGDSVVGFTILDSDEGDETGTDEITE; encoded by the coding sequence TTGACATCTGAAGAGAATCCGTCCGGCGAGGTCGTAAAGAGAGTGCTCCCGGTCTCGATCGAAGAGGAGATGAAGTCGTCTTATCTCGACTACGCGATGTCGGTTATCGTCGGGAGGGCGATCCCCGATGTAAGGGACGGCCTGAAGCCTGTCCACAGGCGCACGCTCTACGCGATGGGCGAGATGGGCAATTATCACGACAAGCCCTTCAAGAAGAGCGCCCGTATCGTCGGAGAAGTCATGGGTAAATACCACCCGCACGGCGATTCGTCGATCTACGATACGCTTGTCAAGATGGCCCAGCCGTTCTCGTACAGGTATATGCTCGTCGAGGGACAGGGTAACTTCGGTTCTATCGACGGGGACTCTGCGGCAGCGATGCGTTACACCGAGGCGAGGCTCGATCCGGTCTCGGAATCGCTGCTTGAGGATATCGACAAGGAGACCGTCGACTTCGGCCCGAACTTCGACGAGTCGCTGCAGGAGCCTCTCGTACTTCCTGCAAAGGTCCCGAACCTTCTTGTCAACGGCTCGGACGGTATTGCGGTCGGTATGGCAACGAAGATGCCGCCTCACAATATCAAAGAGGTGTGCAATGCGGTCTGTGCGATGATCGACGATCCCGATATCTCGCCGGCCGGTCTCATGGAGTATATGCCGGGCCCCGACTTCCCGACAGGCGGAGTAATCCTCGGCAGGAGCGGCATCGCGAGTGCGTATACGACCGGAAGAGGCCGCATCCGCATGAGGGGTGTTGCGGAGATCGAGGACCAGGAGGGCTCGAAGAAGAGCAGGATCATCATCTCGGAGATCCCCTACCAGGTGAACAAGGCGAGGCTGATCGAGCTTATTGCAGATCTTGTCCGCGACAAGAAGATCGACGGTATCTCTGATATCAGGGACGAGTCGGATAAGGACGGAATAAGGGTCGTAGTCGAGCTGAAGAAGTCTATCGTCCCGATGGTCGTTTTAAACCAGCTCTACAAGCATACGCCTCTCGAATCGACGTTCGGAGTTATCAATCTTGCAATCGTCGACAACCAGCCGAAGGTCCTCACACTTAAGGAGATAATTCACGAGTTCCTCAAACACAGGAAGAGCGTCATATACAGGAGGACGATCTTCGAGCTGAGGAAGGCGGAGGAGAGGCTGCACATCCTGAAAGGTCTCCTTCTCGCACTCGATAATATCGATGCTGTCATCGCGACGATCCGCGGCTCTTCGACTACCGAAGAGGCTTCGCAGAAGCTGATCGAGAACTTCGGGCTGGACGAGATCCAGGCCGATGCGATTCTCAAGATGCAGCTTCGCCGTCTCGCGGCTCTCGAGCACCAGAAGATCATCGACGAGCGTGACGGTCTCTTAAAAGAGGTCGAGAGGCTTAAGCTGATCATCTCCGACGACGGGCATATCTTCGCCGAGATCAGGAGGGAGACGGAGGAGATCTCCGCGAAGTACGCAGACGAGAGGCGGACGAAGATCAGCCACGACGTTTCGGATCTGGACAAGGAGGACCTGATCGAGAACAAGCAGGTTCTTGTCTCACTGACTTCGCATAACTACATCAAGTCGATGCCCCTGGATACTTACAAGGGACAGCACAGGGGCGGAAGGGGTATCATAGGGATGTCTACGAAGGACGAGGATTTCGTCAAGTCGGTCTTCGTCGCATCCACCCACGATTACCTGCTGTGCTTCACGAGCTCGGGAAGGGTCTACTGGCTCAAGGTCTACGATATCCCGGAGGCTACGAGGCAGAGCCGCGGAAAGGCGATTGTAAATCTGCTGGAGCTCGGCGACGAGGAGAAGGTGACGGCGGTTATACCGGTATCCGAGTTTAAGGAGGACGAGTTCTTCCTCTTCGCAACCCTGAACGGTATGGTCGTAAAGATCCCGCAGATCGAGTTCTCCCGCCCGAGGCAGTCGGGAATCTATGCGATAACGCTGAAGGACGGGGACGAACTGGTACATGTCATGAAGGCGGTCGACAGCGGCGAGATAATCCTGACGACCCGCATGGGCCAGAGCCTGCGTTTCGGGATCGAATCGATCTCGCTCAGGCACAGGAACGCCCTTGGTGTCAAGGGAATCAAGCTGAGATACATGGACGAGCTCCAGGATGTAACGCCAGTTGAGAAGGATCACCTCCTGACGATAACGGAGAAAGGTTACGGCAAGAGGACCGAGTTCGATGAGTTCAGGGGCCACGGAAGGGCGACGATGGGTGTAAGGAACATCCAGACGGATGTCAGCGGCGGAATCGTCTCGTCTAAGGCTGTCTCCGATGAGGAGGATATAATCCTCATGAGCAGGTCGGGCATCGTGATCAGGACGAAGGTCTCGGAGATCTCGATCCAGAAACGCGGTACCCGCGGTGTCCGGATAATGAAGCTCGACGAGGGCGACAGTGTCGTGGGTTTCACGATTCTCGATTCCGACGAAGGCGATGAAACCGGAACGGACGAAATAACAGAATAA
- a CDS encoding metal-dependent hydrolase: MRIKWLGHSCFCLEGSKKIIIDPYMPHGDFGCTPDIVAVTHGHGDHFGDAMKFKKPVVCPNEIAKYLSSEGFDTEPLNIGGTIVRDGVSFTMTPALHSSWLEVKGEGFYGGPASGFVIRMDGVTVYHAGDTGLFSDMKLIRDLYHPDVAMLPIGGRFTMGPSEAMMAAGFIGAPLVIPMHYNTSPLIEQDAGEFKRSIEEVTPMKVVVMEPGEEIDTDDYKAV; the protein is encoded by the coding sequence ATGAGGATCAAATGGCTCGGCCATTCATGTTTTTGTCTTGAAGGCTCGAAGAAGATTATTATCGACCCTTATATGCCCCACGGGGATTTCGGCTGCACTCCGGATATCGTCGCGGTGACGCACGGGCACGGGGATCATTTCGGGGATGCGATGAAGTTCAAAAAGCCGGTTGTATGCCCGAACGAGATCGCGAAGTACCTGTCTTCCGAGGGTTTTGATACGGAACCGCTGAATATCGGCGGGACGATCGTGAGGGACGGCGTTTCTTTTACGATGACTCCGGCGCTTCATTCGTCCTGGCTGGAGGTTAAAGGAGAAGGGTTTTACGGGGGGCCTGCGTCGGGATTCGTAATCAGGATGGACGGGGTGACGGTTTATCATGCCGGAGATACCGGTCTTTTTTCGGATATGAAGCTCATCAGGGATCTGTATCACCCGGATGTCGCTATGCTCCCGATAGGAGGACGGTTCACAATGGGACCTTCCGAGGCAATGATGGCTGCGGGATTCATCGGTGCACCGCTCGTAATCCCGATGCACTACAATACGTCGCCGCTGATCGAGCAGGACGCGGGTGAGTTCAAGCGGTCGATCGAGGAAGTAACCCCGATGAAGGTCGTTGTGATGGAACCGGGGGAGGAGATAGATACGGACGATTATAAGGCGGTGTGA
- a CDS encoding DEAD/DEAH box helicase — MNYISHPLIRPESIEERQYQFSIALRAQDGNTMVVLPTGLGKTAVATIAAAARIKSTGGRFLMMAPTKPLVDQHLKTFERDFIDPEDEAFSGFALFTGETKTSERQRLWREKRFIFATPQIIKNDIIAGRYSLKDVSLLVVDECHRAVGNYAYVFIAQEYMKTARHPLILAMTASPGSQEDKVAEVCSNLDIQIIETRTEEDPDVRPYIHQRDLKYVDVPLPPGIKVVTDGLKTILQNRLDTLTQMGFVVPKADRLTMKALNGLKGQINASMRTNTRDAYQAMSIHAELMKIKHAITLGESQGSMVLKNYLFKLLSEGTSPSGTKAGKRLAADPLFGEIIDEASSWENEIHPKPEIAAEIVEKQLEEFPDSRIIIFANYRDSVNLLDEYLKGRGVDCKKFIGQASRDSEKGLSQKKQIETLTGFRNGEFRVLIATSVGEEGLDVPSTDLVIFYEAVPSEIRSIQRKGRTGRHGSGSIIVLVTKGTSDETFRYVSQNREKTMKKGIAGLASATSGSSHAGAADAGFGSPTETDSPETSRKGQISIDSFIQAGPSIIADDRETSSKVLELLHVKGASISLERLEYGDYAIGDRIIVERKTTRDFADSLIERDLLGQVKRMADMCMKPVVIIEGEELYSQRNINPNAIRGALAAMSIGMGISIIQTKDAEDTAEMLYVLAGREESEYGSRKSPHFHKTYRSERESLEYVISSFPSIGPKNARDLLDHFGSIQAIMNAEIEQLKAVPGIGDKIAKSVFELSRKKYQ; from the coding sequence ATGAATTATATCAGCCACCCGTTGATAAGGCCCGAATCGATTGAAGAGAGGCAGTACCAGTTCTCGATAGCACTGAGGGCACAGGATGGCAATACGATGGTCGTCCTGCCGACGGGTCTCGGCAAGACCGCCGTCGCGACGATCGCGGCCGCCGCGAGGATAAAGAGCACGGGCGGGCGCTTCCTTATGATGGCGCCCACGAAGCCGCTCGTCGACCAGCACTTAAAGACATTCGAGAGAGATTTCATCGATCCCGAAGACGAAGCGTTCTCGGGGTTCGCTCTTTTTACAGGCGAGACGAAGACCTCGGAGAGGCAGAGGCTCTGGCGGGAGAAGAGGTTCATCTTCGCGACCCCCCAGATTATCAAGAACGACATCATCGCAGGGAGATACAGCCTGAAGGATGTCTCGCTCCTGGTTGTCGACGAATGCCACAGGGCTGTCGGGAATTACGCGTATGTATTCATCGCACAGGAATACATGAAGACCGCCAGGCACCCGCTCATCCTTGCGATGACTGCTTCGCCGGGAAGCCAGGAGGATAAGGTCGCCGAGGTCTGCTCGAACCTGGATATACAGATCATCGAGACGAGGACGGAGGAGGACCCGGATGTACGGCCGTATATCCACCAGAGGGATCTCAAATACGTGGACGTCCCTCTTCCCCCCGGAATAAAGGTCGTCACGGACGGCCTGAAGACGATCCTCCAGAACAGGCTCGATACCCTTACGCAGATGGGCTTCGTCGTCCCGAAGGCGGACAGGCTGACGATGAAGGCGCTAAACGGCCTGAAAGGTCAGATCAATGCGTCGATGAGGACAAACACCCGCGATGCCTACCAGGCGATGTCGATACACGCGGAGCTGATGAAGATCAAACACGCGATAACGCTCGGCGAGTCGCAGGGGAGCATGGTCCTGAAGAATTACCTCTTCAAACTTCTCTCTGAAGGAACCTCTCCTTCGGGGACGAAGGCTGGAAAGAGGCTCGCGGCTGATCCGCTCTTCGGCGAGATCATCGACGAGGCGTCTTCATGGGAGAACGAGATTCACCCGAAGCCGGAGATCGCGGCGGAGATTGTTGAAAAGCAGCTCGAAGAGTTCCCTGACAGCAGGATAATCATATTTGCGAATTACAGGGACAGTGTCAACCTGCTCGACGAATACCTGAAGGGCAGAGGAGTCGACTGCAAAAAGTTCATCGGGCAGGCGTCGAGGGACTCGGAGAAAGGGCTCTCGCAGAAGAAGCAGATCGAGACCCTGACCGGGTTCAGGAACGGCGAGTTCAGGGTTCTCATCGCAACATCGGTCGGCGAGGAAGGGCTCGACGTTCCTTCGACCGATCTCGTGATATTCTACGAGGCTGTTCCGTCGGAGATCCGGAGCATCCAGAGGAAAGGCAGGACGGGACGACACGGGAGCGGGAGTATTATCGTTCTGGTGACCAAAGGAACATCGGACGAGACCTTCAGGTACGTGAGCCAGAACCGCGAAAAGACGATGAAGAAGGGCATCGCAGGACTTGCATCAGCGACATCAGGGTCGTCCCACGCAGGGGCGGCTGATGCGGGATTTGGCTCACCAACAGAAACTGACTCCCCGGAAACTTCACGAAAGGGGCAGATCTCGATCGACTCCTTCATTCAGGCGGGACCGTCCATAATCGCCGACGACAGGGAGACATCGTCGAAAGTGCTTGAACTGCTCCATGTCAAAGGTGCGTCGATCAGCCTTGAACGGCTCGAATACGGGGACTACGCGATCGGCGACCGGATCATCGTCGAGAGAAAGACGACAAGAGACTTCGCCGATTCACTGATTGAAAGGGATCTCCTCGGGCAGGTCAAAAGAATGGCCGATATGTGCATGAAGCCCGTTGTAATCATAGAAGGCGAGGAGCTCTATTCGCAACGCAACATCAACCCCAATGCAATCAGGGGAGCTCTCGCCGCGATGTCGATCGGAATGGGGATCTCGATTATCCAGACGAAGGATGCGGAGGACACCGCGGAGATGCTCTACGTCCTCGCCGGAAGGGAGGAGAGCGAGTACGGTTCACGGAAGAGCCCACACTTCCACAAGACATACAGGTCCGAGAGGGAATCGCTCGAGTACGTGATCTCTTCTTTCCCCTCGATCGGCCCGAAGAATGCAAGAGATCTCCTCGATCATTTCGGCAGCATCCAGGCCATCATGAACGCAGAAATCGAACAGCTGAAGGCTGTACCGGGGATCGGGGACAAGATCGCGAAATCCGTCTTCGAACTTTCGAGGAAGAAATACCAGTGA
- a CDS encoding metallophosphoesterase produces MIRRLKKIDYERYFVFVILLALVPGSFGYMSWEAENVSITALYIDGAPEGIVYISDPHLQDGNIDFIRESIDTINSLNPSVVLIGGDFVNGEETDFSLQDVWAGIDAPVYAVMGNHDYESGIHGVNGQIKMLEVAQDANTSVEGYDMSMLTDENTNIEFGDALEQKLEDVGVNVLRNEYVTLDINGTELLLVGLDDGWAGLADPPDIPDTDAFTIYLIHEPECRADWPDADLILSGHTHGGQFTPAFVQALNENGIVELSGYVGDGVPAYITRGLGSSPFYGIELRFQCTPEIVIINPSEETAEMLGGFSETI; encoded by the coding sequence ATGATCCGCCGCCTGAAGAAAATTGATTATGAACGGTATTTTGTATTCGTCATTCTGCTTGCATTGGTCCCGGGGTCCTTCGGGTACATGTCATGGGAGGCGGAGAATGTCAGTATAACCGCTCTCTATATCGACGGCGCACCGGAAGGGATAGTATACATCTCCGATCCCCATCTCCAGGACGGAAATATAGATTTCATCCGCGAATCGATCGATACGATCAACAGCCTGAATCCGTCGGTGGTCCTGATCGGCGGCGATTTCGTGAACGGAGAGGAGACGGACTTCTCGCTGCAGGATGTCTGGGCGGGGATCGATGCCCCGGTTTATGCTGTCATGGGCAACCACGATTACGAGTCGGGGATACACGGGGTAAACGGCCAGATAAAGATGCTCGAGGTGGCGCAGGATGCCAATACTTCGGTCGAAGGCTATGACATGAGCATGCTGACCGACGAGAATACCAATATAGAATTCGGCGATGCACTGGAGCAGAAGCTGGAAGATGTGGGTGTCAATGTATTGAGGAACGAATACGTGACTCTCGATATCAACGGAACGGAGCTTCTGCTGGTCGGACTCGACGACGGATGGGCAGGGCTTGCAGATCCGCCGGACATCCCGGATACCGACGCCTTTACGATATATCTGATTCATGAGCCCGAGTGCAGGGCGGACTGGCCTGATGCGGATCTCATCCTTTCCGGTCATACTCATGGCGGCCAGTTCACTCCGGCGTTTGTCCAGGCGTTAAACGAGAACGGGATCGTCGAACTCAGCGGTTACGTGGGCGACGGCGTTCCTGCATATATCACGAGAGGCCTCGGTTCGTCGCCCTTCTACGGAATTGAATTAAGGTTCCAGTGCACCCCGGAGATCGTTATAATCAATCCTTCGGAAGAGACCGCAGAAATGTTGGGCGGCTTTTCCGAAACCATTTGA
- a CDS encoding helix-turn-helix domain-containing protein has translation MAVAKRKKKINSTDRKKALLNLFTDISGKTEIVEPMKKIHGTLRDKDAIEREIALIMREILDQGYFKTKLKPRELACLVCGYYEGRNDTEIARELGDEKLSKTVARARVRLKLFRELDFKMPFERDVMESLLLSEKTMKEISEELGISPSTLREYRHVIEQERDTTLDPFLERIKDVMEDRDLTESMTGGLVNDGLSEALDATEAELADLS, from the coding sequence ATGGCAGTTGCAAAGAGGAAAAAGAAAATAAACTCTACCGACCGGAAAAAGGCGCTTTTAAACCTTTTCACGGATATTTCCGGGAAGACCGAGATTGTTGAGCCGATGAAAAAAATCCACGGTACCCTGCGTGACAAGGATGCAATAGAGAGGGAGATCGCCTTAATTATGAGGGAGATCCTCGACCAGGGCTACTTCAAAACGAAATTAAAGCCCCGCGAACTTGCATGTCTCGTATGCGGATACTACGAGGGCAGGAACGATACCGAGATCGCCCGCGAACTCGGGGACGAGAAGCTCTCGAAGACAGTCGCAAGAGCCCGCGTGAGACTGAAGCTCTTCAGGGAACTCGACTTCAAGATGCCCTTCGAAAGGGACGTGATGGAGAGCCTGCTCCTGTCGGAGAAGACGATGAAGGAGATCAGCGAGGAGCTTGGAATAAGCCCGTCGACACTCCGCGAGTACCGTCATGTAATAGAGCAGGAGAGAGATACGACCCTCGATCCGTTCCTTGAGCGCATCAAAGATGTCATGGAGGATCGCGACCTGACAGAATCGATGACCGGCGGCCTTGTGAACGACGGACTTTCCGAGGCCCTGGATGCAACTGAGGCCGAACTGGCCGACCTCTCATAA
- a CDS encoding Sjogren's syndrome/scleroderma autoantigen 1 family protein gives MPSNPEDIMAEYLLKGGKMLDKTCPSCGSPLFLVKGETMCVVCNKAQEEAQADVKKVAPESGQKLPDFPESAPEDYAEVVYADDEPEVSDDLRGEIEKTMIHFCKKARKESKPKDCLMIMECIRIADDVLKGR, from the coding sequence ATGCCATCGAATCCGGAGGACATTATGGCCGAATACCTGCTGAAAGGCGGGAAAATGCTGGATAAAACCTGCCCCTCATGCGGTTCGCCGCTCTTTTTAGTAAAGGGGGAGACTATGTGCGTCGTCTGCAATAAGGCGCAGGAAGAAGCGCAGGCGGATGTCAAAAAAGTTGCACCTGAGTCGGGACAGAAACTGCCTGATTTCCCCGAATCCGCACCGGAGGATTATGCTGAAGTGGTCTATGCGGATGACGAGCCGGAGGTTTCCGACGATCTCAGGGGTGAGATTGAAAAGACGATGATTCATTTTTGCAAAAAGGCGAGGAAGGAGTCGAAGCCGAAGGACTGCCTTATGATTATGGAGTGCATCAGGATCGCGGACGATGTTTTGAAGGGCCGATAG